In Blastocatellia bacterium, the genomic window CGATGCGTCTGCGGCGGGCGCAACGTTGAGAAGGCAAAATCCTATTGATGAATGTGTTCACAGTGATCCTCCCGATGTGTCAAGTTTTTTGGACGGGCTTACATGCTATCACGTGTTTTTGTCGGTTGTATAGTTGTCGCCTCATCGCCAGCCTGGTAATCATTCAATAAGATTGGCGAAGGGATAATACCAATTGCGTAGAGAAAGACCACGTTCACGCAGCCAAACAGCTTGGCGGAACTTGAGCTGACCGAGCGGTAATCTGCGGTCTGCACTCGGCATTTGGAAGTTTGGTTCCTGACGTATCGGACATCCGTTGGCACTTTTCATCCGTGGGCGAAGCTGCTCAGGAAAATCGCTCCCACAGATGACAGGTTCCCACGGGTGGAAGATCGGTTGACACGTGTTGGCGACCCCTTCCCGGTCGTGTTGGGTTCTGACACCATACGCGCAGAGAACATCGTTGACTGGCACTTGGGATGGTTTGCTCCTGCTATCCATTTTGCCTCTCAAACATAGCCTTTTTCCAGACTATTGGAGCTTGAAGCGACTGTGGTGAACTCTCTTCTTGACGAGCAGGATTGTTTATTGTATACAGAATACCGCAACCGAGAAGATGTTTGGACTCGGGGTGTATGGCTCATCGTTGGATAGGAGGTCTAACGGTTGTCATGGGTGGTTGTCTTGTGGGTCTAGAGCGGTCCTAGGTAGGAGGGCATGTGGGCAAAGTCACTGATTTAAGCTTTGACCGACAGTCTCAGTGGGACGCGGATAAAGCCGGCGGGGTGAATGTTCGCCTATTTTTGATCTGCAATGATCTGTGCGGCTTGCGTCATCCCCGTGCTCTTGTTGTTGACTCAATGCCATTGCGTGTGGAGCTGCCAGTTGACGTATCTGAAGTTTCAAACCTGAGGCGTGAAATCTGCAAAGCTGAAAACTGGTCAACTGACTCGAAGACCCCGTGTAGATAGTGGTTTAGGAAAGAACAGGTTTCTTGTTGTAATGGGCGAGCGTTAGCCTCCACCCAGGCAAAGGCCTTAACCAATGCCGCCGTATTCCGAGGCGGCGGCAGCTTGTTTGGAGGGTGCGTAGTTTGACCACTGGCCTTTGGCTTTGAGTATACGGATACCCTGTGGGACCTCCATAGGGGATACAGGATTGACAGGACGACCCCAAGAGGGCTTGAATACCCATCTATCTCTGTTGGTTTTCTTTTAAGGAATCGCCCATGTGCTATTGCACGCCACACACAATAAAAAGGACTCACACGGAGACACGGAGAGGCTCGGTTGGCCGGCCTCTGTGTTCTTAGTGTCTCCGTGAGGAAATGATCTTCACGGGAATCGGTCATGTGCAACAGCACGCCACGAAGAACGAAAACAGAGCACAGGAGGGAACGCCTGTGCCACATTCTCAAAGGAGGACTTCAATCGTGCCAGACCCATTAGCTTCTTACGCTTCAGCTCTCCTTGATTTTGTTGATGTGAACCTTTTTGATGAACGGCATCTACGGAAATTCAGCGGGTTTATGCCGTGGGGCAAGCACCACATGCTCGGTTTGCGACTGCTAGAACCGACTGGACGCCCCAATATCATGTACGGCTTGAAGAACAACACCCCGTTTGTCATGGATATTATTCGTCCTGGCGAGCGCATTGGGTTTTTGCCTGCTGAGCTTCCTCACCATTTGACTGGTGATTATGGATGGTGGCACATCAATACGACCGAGGAGATATACATTCCCGTGACGAGGACAGATGACAAAATTGCCTTCGTCATCGTCGAATCACTTTACGATGAACGTTACGATCAATTTGTTTGGTATTGCCCGACATGCTATCGGCGGTTGTTTGGGCGTGAGGTTAACACAGGACGATTGGGTGTAGATGGTTATTGGAAAGCTGAGCGTGCTGCCGTTGAAGAGTTCAACAGCGACGAACGACTGCGACTGTGCCAGGATTGTGGCACTGTTCATCCGAAGGCATACAGCTTTTTTGCGCCCGAGGAAGAAAAGAGCTGGTAGGCGCTCGCGATGGGAGGACTGGATGCCGAGCGTGACGTTTCTGCCCAGTGGAAAAGTTTGTTCGGCTGAGGCGGGCATGACGATCTTGCAAATTGCTCGCGACCACCAGGTCAATCTTTCTGAGTGTTGTGGTGGTCGAGCGATTTGCACAACATGTCGTGTGTTTGTCGAAGCCGGTTGGGAAAATCTTTCAGAAATCGGTGAGTATGAGTTTGACATGTTGGAGTTGCTGCATGTGAGTCCGACACTTCGATTGGGATGTCAAGCCAAAGTGTTTGGCGATGTCGTCGTGCGGATTCCCGAATAATGTCCTATCATAGGGCGTTCTGAGTTCACCCCTCAGGATCAAGGAGAGAAACCTATGGGTAAGTTTTCCACCTACAAGCGATTCACATTGACCGACGAAACGTCGAAGTACGAAACGGGCAAAACAATGCCGGGGATCAAATTCCTCGAAGAAGTGGAGCGGGACTACATTGAGCCGACAGCCCAGGCTCTGCTGAAGGACCCGGCGTTGCATTTGATGGCCAGCGAATCCTGCACTGATGAACAGTATTTCAAAGTGCTTGGACAGTTTTGGGCATTTGAGCGAGCGGTCGGGGCGTTACACGCCAATTGGTTGTTGGGATACACGCTTGGGCCGAACGGAGAATACCAGGAAGTGGAGTACATGGAGGTGCGTCAGATCTGGGAAGAGTTCAAACATGCGCGCCTCTATGAAGACGCCATCCTCCGGCTTGGTTATTTAGACAGTCGTTGGGAATTACATTCTCACCCGTGGTGCCAGCTTATACCGGAAGGGATGGCCTTGCTCAATTTCCTACAAGGCATGAGCCGGTATCCGATCCCGGTTCGTGCGGCAGCGAATCATCTGGCGTCGGAGGCGCCCTTTGTCTCGTGGTTTGCCAAGGCGGGCGAGGTGGTCCGAAATCGAATCGTCGCCGACTCGTTTGGCGCTCAGGTCCTTGAAGAGACGTGCCATGCCAACATTGGTCGGTACGTCGTCATGAAGTATGCTGATACGTCAGAGATTCAGGCGATGACCCGGTGGGCGTGTCAGATGGTATTGAAATACACGCAGCAATTTGGCATGGCGCTCTACGACTACCTACAGAAGCAGGAAGCCGATCAACTGCAGATTGTCGAGCGTTGGCATCGGCGTCGCAGCCGGAAGCGGTGAGGTGAGCATGGTCAAGCAGAACGTCTTTTTCCGAATCGTCGAGGAGAAATGTATTGATTGCGGCATCTGCCGAGAAGTCTGTCCGTACACGGCGGTATATATTAAGCCGATCCCTTTACGAATTAGTTTCGTGGTGGATGAGGCGCGCTGCACCGGCTGCGGGGGCGAAGATCATGCCATGTGTGTCCGGTTCTGTCCGGCGCCTGGTGCGTTGCAAGAGCTTGTGCGCGTGGCGTAATGAGCTTGTGCAGATGCTCGTTTTGACTTGCTCACTTGGACATAAGCATGAGACCTGAGCGAAAGGGAGAAGTCTTGCTGCTGCTGGTTGCCTTGATCTGGGCTGGCACCTACTCGGTTGATGGTGCGATGGTGCGGCAGGCTTCGCCGTTTCTCTATTTGACCATACGGTTTTTGCTGGCCGGTCTCTTGTTTGCCTGGTTGTTTCGGCATGTGCTCAGAGACTTGACCAAGCGAGTTGTCTGGCACGGTGTGTTGATTGGATTTTATCTCTACCTTGAGTTTTTCCTGCAACTTCAGGGGTTGGTCTATACCTCACCAGCGAAGATGGGGTTCATTACCGGGCTGTTCATTGTCATCACGCCGGTGCTCAGTGTTGCGCTGATCAATGCCCGTATCACAGTGGAGCAAGTTCTGGGAGTTCTTTTAGCCATGACCGGCTTCGCGATACTCGCGTTCCCCGAAAGTGGTGGCCGATTCAATATCGGTGACCTGATGGGCTTGGGAGCGGCGGTGGCTTCCTCGTTGCACATTCTGTATATGGGCGTCTATGTTCGGCAGCATGATGTGAATCAACTCAACCTTGTGCAGATTGTCGCGGCAGGCCTCTTTTTTCTGGTAACGGCATTGATCATTCAGGGAATTCTGGCGCTTTCGCCAACCGTGCCGGCATTGTTAGTTCAAGAAGCGCGCGGCATTCCTCTGACCTGGCAATTTCCTTTGTCGGTGATGTACACGGCGGTGTTGGCGACGGTGGTGCTGTTTTCTTTGCAGGCTCGTGGGCAGCGACACGTGACGCCGACGCGGACGGTGATCATCTTCAGTTTGTCGCCGGTGTTTGCTGCCATCATCTCGTATTTGACCCTTGGCGATTGGATCGGCTGGCGCGGTTATGCAGGTGGCTTGTTGACGGTGCTTGGCGTGATCGTATCGGAGCTGAAGCTGTGGCCGCGAGCTGCCGCAGCCGTCCGTCCTGTTGCTGACGCGCAGACGCAAGAGGGAACGTCATCAGATGGCGCTTTCTGAGTCGGAAATCATTGAGCTGATCCAGATCCGTCGGCATCTTCATCGGCGACCTGAGTTGGGATTCCAAGAAGAGGCGACGGGACGGTTCATTGCCAGTTATCTGCGTGAGCTCGGCTGCGAGGTTCAGACGGGAATTGGCGGAACAGGTGTTGTTGGCCTGTTGCGCGGCAAACACAGTGAACGAGTAGTTCTCTTGCGAGCCGACATGGACGCGCTGCCCATTCAGGAAGCCGTTCCCAGTGATTATCAATCTGAGCGGCCTGGTGTGATGCATGCTTGTGGACATGACGGACACATGGCGATGGCATTGATGGCGGCGCAACGATTGAATGCAGAAAAGTCAACACTGAACGGCTCGGTGAAGTTTGTCTTTCAGCCGGCCGAAGAACTGCTCAGTGGAGCGCAGCGGATGGTGGATGATGGTGTGTTGAATGACCCAGCCGTGCAAGCTGCGTTTGGCGTTCACTTGTGGAACAACCTTGATGTTGGGCAAGTTGGTGTGGTCGCTGGCCCGATGATGGCGTCGGTGGATCGTTTTGAGCTTTTGATCACGGGGCGAGGCGGGCATGGCGCCATGCCGCATCAGACGATTGATCCGATTGTGGTGGCGGGTCACGTAGTGACTGCGTTGCAAACGATTGTCAGCCGCTCTGTGAATCCGTTGGAGCCGGCGGTGGTGACGATCGGGACCATTCATGCCGGAACGGCCTTCAATGTGATTGCCGATACGGCGTTGATGAGCGGCACGGTGAGAGTGTTTGACCGGATCAGTTATGAATCCGTGCCGCACCAGCTTGAGCAGATTGTGGCTGGCGTTTGTCACGCATTTGGCGCTGAGTATGAGCTGCGGTACGATCGGTTCTGTGAGCCGATGGTCAATGACGCAGCGATGGCGATGTTGGCCAGTCAGGTGGCCAGTCAGATTGTTGGCACAGGTAACGTCGTTGGCACAAACGAGGCGCGCACGACCTGTGGTGAGGACATGTCGGTCTTTCTGAAGCATGTCCCCGGCTGTTATCTGTTCGTAGGTTCACGCAATCGAGCCAGGCAACTGGATCAGCCGCATCACTCCGCCCGGTTTGATTTTGATGAAGCGGCCTTGCCCATCGGAGTCGAAATTTTGGAAGGCTTAGCAAAAAGCTATTTAGCGGAAGCCGTGTGAGTGGTACCAACAGGAATCCGCACGAACCTACGTGGCGGAACTAGCAAAAAGCTATTTAGCCAAGGCTGTATGAGTGGCGCAGCGTTGTTAGAGCAATTGTGAACACACGAAGTATCTGCTGTGGCGAGTTGGGAGAGGCTGTATGAGTGGCGCAGCGTTGTTAGAGCAAT contains:
- a CDS encoding 4Fe-4S binding protein, giving the protein MVKQNVFFRIVEEKCIDCGICREVCPYTAVYIKPIPLRISFVVDEARCTGCGGEDHAMCVRFCPAPGALQELVRVA
- a CDS encoding amidohydrolase gives rise to the protein MALSESEIIELIQIRRHLHRRPELGFQEEATGRFIASYLRELGCEVQTGIGGTGVVGLLRGKHSERVVLLRADMDALPIQEAVPSDYQSERPGVMHACGHDGHMAMALMAAQRLNAEKSTLNGSVKFVFQPAEELLSGAQRMVDDGVLNDPAVQAAFGVHLWNNLDVGQVGVVAGPMMASVDRFELLITGRGGHGAMPHQTIDPIVVAGHVVTALQTIVSRSVNPLEPAVVTIGTIHAGTAFNVIADTALMSGTVRVFDRISYESVPHQLEQIVAGVCHAFGAEYELRYDRFCEPMVNDAAMAMLASQVASQIVGTGNVVGTNEARTTCGEDMSVFLKHVPGCYLFVGSRNRARQLDQPHHSARFDFDEAALPIGVEILEGLAKSYLAEAV
- a CDS encoding DMT family transporter; this translates as MRPERKGEVLLLLVALIWAGTYSVDGAMVRQASPFLYLTIRFLLAGLLFAWLFRHVLRDLTKRVVWHGVLIGFYLYLEFFLQLQGLVYTSPAKMGFITGLFIVITPVLSVALINARITVEQVLGVLLAMTGFAILAFPESGGRFNIGDLMGLGAAVASSLHILYMGVYVRQHDVNQLNLVQIVAAGLFFLVTALIIQGILALSPTVPALLVQEARGIPLTWQFPLSVMYTAVLATVVLFSLQARGQRHVTPTRTVIIFSLSPVFAAIISYLTLGDWIGWRGYAGGLLTVLGVIVSELKLWPRAAAAVRPVADAQTQEGTSSDGAF
- a CDS encoding 2Fe-2S iron-sulfur cluster-binding protein, producing MPSVTFLPSGKVCSAEAGMTILQIARDHQVNLSECCGGRAICTTCRVFVEAGWENLSEIGEYEFDMLELLHVSPTLRLGCQAKVFGDVVVRIPE